DNA from Rhinatrema bivittatum chromosome 16, aRhiBiv1.1, whole genome shotgun sequence:
ATCAGCGAGATGAGGATTCAGCAAATCAGACAGGAGGAGAGGACCAGCTGCAACTCTACCTGCcagaaagaaggagaaaaagaaaagcaacctACCAACCACATGCCAGGAGCAAAGGAAAACAGtgagagggggagaagagaaaaacaAACACATAGAAACAGGAGAGAGGCAGGCCAGAGGGAACAGATAGATAAGGAGAAAGAAgacacacacaataaaaattaCAGCTCCCGTCTCAAAAGAAGTGAAAATACAGAGACCAACAGGGACCCCTTCACCCCCACAGCTACTTATAATGCAGAGACCACCACTCAGAGCTCCtcacccacagttacttatcatgcagagaccaccagtaacacctccacgcCCACActtacttatcatacagagaccaccagtcaCAGCTCCTCACCCAGagttacttatcatacagagaccaccacTCACAGCTtcacccccacagttacttatcatacagagaccaccacTCAGAGCTTCACCCCCACAGCTACTTATCATGCAGAGACCACCACTCAGAGCTCCtcacccacagttacttatcatgcagagaccaccagtaacacctccacccccacagttacttataatacagagaccaccagtcaCAGCTCCTCACTcacagttacttatcatacagagaccaccagtcacacctccacacccacagttacttatctAGAGACCACCAGCCACAGctccacacccacagttacttatcatacagagaccaccagtcaCAGCTTCtcacccacagttacttatctAGAGACCACCAGCCACAGctccacacccacagttacttatcatacagagaccaccagtcaCAGCTCCtcacccacagttacttatctAAAGACCACCAGCCACAGctccacacccacagttacttatcatgCAGAGACCACCAGTCAGAGCTCCACATCCACAGatacttatcatacagagaccaccagtaaaaCCTCCACAACCAAAGctacttatcatacagagaccaccagtaacacctccacacccacagttacttataatacagagaccaccagtcaCACCTCCACACCCACAATTACTTATTATACAGAGAGCAacagtaacacctccacccccacagttaTTTATAATACAGAGActaccagtaacacctccacccccacagttacttataatacagagaccaccagtaaacacctccacacccacagttacttatcatacagagaccaccagtaacacctccacccccacagttacttataatacagagaccaacagtaacacctccacacccacagttacatataatacagagaccaccagtaacacctccacacccacagttacttataatacagagaccaccagtcagagctccacacccacagttacttataatacagagacaACCAGTCacacctccacacccacagttacttataataaagagagcaacagtaacacctccacccccacagttacttataatacagagaccaaCAGTAtcacctccacccccacagttacttaCAATACAGAGACCAacagtaacacctccacacccacagttacttataatacagagaccaccaaTAACACCTCCACATccacagttacttatcatacagagaccaccagtaacacctccacccccacagttacttataatacagagaccaaCAGTAtcacctccacccccacagttacttaCAATACAGAGACCAacagtaacacctccacacccacagttacttataatacagagaccaccaaTAACACCTCCACATccacagttacttataatacagagaccaccagtaacacctccacccccacagttacttatcatacagagaccaacagtaacacctccacccccacagttacttataatacagagaccaaCAGTAtcacctccacccccacagttacttataatacagagaccaacagtaacacctccacacccacagttacttataatacagagaccaccaaTAACACCTCCACATccacagttacttatcatacagagaccaccagtaacacctccacccccacagttacttatcctacagagaccaccagtaacacctccacacccatagttacttataatacagagaccaccagtaacacctccacacccacagttacttatcatacagagaccaacagtaacacctccaccccaacagttacttataataaagagaccaccagtaacacctccacacccacagttacttataatacagagacctccacacccacagttactgatagagagaccaccagtaacacctccacccccacagttacttataatacagagacctccacacccacagttactGATAGAGAGACCACCAttaacacctccacccccacagttacttataatacagagacctccacacccacagttactGATAGAGAGACCACCATtaacacctccacacccacagttacttatcatacagacaccaccagtaacacctccacccgCACAgttccttatcatacagagaccaccagtaacacctccacccccacagttacttataatacagagaccaccagtaacacctccacccccacagttacttataatacagagaccaacagtaacacctccacacccacagttacttataatacagagaccaccaaTAACACCTCCACATccacagttacttatcatacagagaccaccagtaacacctccacccccacagttacttataatacagagaccaccagtaactcctccacacccacagttacttatcatacagagaccaccagtaacacctccacacccactgttacttatcatacagagaccaccagtaacacctccacccccacagttacttatcatacagagaccaccagtaacacctccacacccacagttacttataatacagagaccaccagtaacacctccacacccacagttacttatcatacagagaccaacagtaacacctccacacccacagttacttataatacagagaccaccagtaacacctccaccccaacagttacttataatacagagacctccacacccacagttactGATAGAGAGACCATtaacacctccacacccacagttacttatcatacagacaccaccagtaacacctccacccccacagttacttataatacagagaccacaagtaacacctccacccccacagttccttatcatacagagaccaccagtaacacctccacccccacacttacttatcatacagagaccaccagtaacacctccacacccacagttacttatcatgcagagaccaccagtaacacctccacccccacagttacttataatacagagaccaacagtaacacctccacacccacaggtacttataatacagagaccaccagtaacacctccacccccacaattacttataatacagagaccaccagtaacacctccacccccatagttacttataatacagagaccaaCAGTAtcacctccacccccacagttacttaCAATACAGAGACCAacagtaacacctccacacccacagttacttataatacagagaccaccaaTAACACCTCCACATccacagttacttataatacagagaccacaAGTAACACTTCCACCGccacagttacttatcatacagagaccaccagtaacacctccacacccacagttacttatcatatagagaccaccagtaacacctccacccccacagttacttatcatacagagaccaccagtaacacctccacaccaacagttacttatcatacagagaccaccagtaacacctccaaacccacagttacttataatacggagaccaccagtaacacctccacacccacagttacttatcatacagagaccaccagtaacacctccacacccacagttacttatcatacagagaccaccagtaacacctccacccccacagttacttataatacagagaccaccagtaacacctccacacccacagttacttatcatacagagaccaacagtaacacctccacacccacagttacttataatacagagaccaccagtaacacctccacacccacagttacttatcatatagagaccaccagtaacacctccacccccacagttacttataatacagagaccacaAGTAACACCTCCAGCCCCACAgttccttatcatacagagaccaccagtaacacctccacacccacagttacctatcatacagagaccaacagtaacacctccacacccacagttacttataatacagagaccaacagtaacacctccacccccacagttacttataatacagacaccaccagtaacacctccacaaccacagttacttataatacagagaccaccagtaacacctccacacctacagttacttatcatacagagaccaccagtaacacctccacacccacagttacttatcataccgagaccaccagtaacacctccacctcCACAGTTACT
Protein-coding regions in this window:
- the LOC115077874 gene encoding mucin-3A-like: MWTSDSSGTMRRTLWLVAALLGFGLTLTLLFEGPDKQDRNIEPNRRKAKISEMRIQQIRQEERTSCNSTCQKEGEKEKQPTNHMPGAKENSERGRREKQTHRNRREAGQREQIDKEKEDTHNKNYSSRLKRSENTETNRDPFTPTATYNAETTTQSSSPTVTYHAETTSNTSTPTLTYHTETTSHSSSPRVTYHTETTTHSFTPTVTYHTETTTQSFTPTATYHAETTTQSSSPTVTYHAETTSNTSTPTVTYNTETTSHSSSLTVTYHTETTSHTSTPTVTYLETTSHSSTPTVTYHTETTSHSFSPTVTYLETTSHSSTPTVTYHTETTSHSSSPTVTYLKTTSHSSTPTVTYHAETTSQSSTSTDTYHTETTSKTSTTKATYHTETTSNTSTPTVTYNTETTSHTSTPTITYYTESNSNTSTPTVIYNTETTSNTSTPTVTYNTETTSKHLHTHSYLSYRDHQ